The following proteins are encoded in a genomic region of Bubalus kerabau isolate K-KA32 ecotype Philippines breed swamp buffalo chromosome 15, PCC_UOA_SB_1v2, whole genome shotgun sequence:
- the LOC129628526 gene encoding olfactory receptor 8K5-like, which produces MDPQNRSSLTEFILMGVTKQPELQAPLFGAFLIIYTITVVGNLGMIILTQVDSRLHTPMYFFIKHLAFIDLGNSTVICPKMLVNFVVDQNTISYYACATQLAFFLMFIISEFFILSAMAYDRYLAICNPLLYNVIMSQRLCHMLVGIPYLYSTFQALMFTIKIFTLTFCGSNVISHFYCDDVPLLLMLCSNAQGIELLIILFSAFNLISSLLVILMSYILILTAIFQMHSAESRKKAFSTCGSHLMVVVVFYGSLLFVYMQPNSTHSFDTDKMASVFYTLVIPMLNPFIYSLRNKEVKSAFQMVLKNNCKLCI; this is translated from the coding sequence ATGGACCCACAGAATCGATCATCACTGACTGAATTCATTCTGATGGGGGTCACAAAGCAGCCTGAGCTTCAGGCTCCCCTTTTCGGAGCCTTCCTCATCATCTACACAATCACAGTGGTGGGAAATCTGGGCATGATCATCTTAACTCAAGTGGATTCCCGGCTGCACACACCTATGTACTTTTTTATCAAACACCTGGCTTTCATTGATCTTGGTAATTCTACTGTCATTTGTCCCAAGATGCTGGTGAATTTTGTTGTGGATCAAAATACCATTTCCTATTATGCATGTGCCACACAGTTGGCTTTCTTCCTTATGTTCATTAtcagtgaattttttattttgtcagccatggcctatgaccgctacttGGCTATCTGCAACCCTCTGCTGTACAATGTTATCATGTCCCAGAGACTTTGTCATATGCTGGTAGGCATTCCATACCTCTACAGTACCTTTCAGGCACTCATGTTTACTATTAAGATTTTTACATTGACTTTTTGTGGCTCTAATGTCATCAGTCATTTCTACTGTGATGATGTTCCCTTGTTACTTATGCTCTGCTCAAACGCACAAGGAATAGAATTGTTGATCATACTGTTTTCAGCATTTAATTTGATCTCTTCCCTCCTGGTCATCCTAATGTCCTACATACTGATCCTGACAGCAATATTTCAAATGCATTCTGCAGAGAGCAGGAAAAAAGCTTTCTCCACATGTGGTTCTCatctgatggtggtggtagtgttCTATGGGTCTCTACTATTTGTGTATATGCAGCCCAACTCCACTCACTCCTTTGATACAGATAAAATGGCCTCTGTGTTTTATACTTTAGTGATTCCCATGCTTAACCCCTTCATCTACAGCTTAAGGAACAAAGAAGTAAAAAGTGCCTTCCAAATGGTCTTAAAGAATAACTGCAAACTTTGTATCTAA